From the genome of Salvia splendens isolate huo1 chromosome 7, SspV2, whole genome shotgun sequence:
TTTAGTCTATCTCGTACAAAATGGCATACTctatttagtttaatttcattttatttttactatgtACTCCTTCGAATCCGTTAAAAGATAATTGTATTGATAAACGAtaatatgagttttaatgccAAACTGATAGAGggtgagaaagaaaaaaataaaatagtaaagtTGAAAAGAATAATAATGAGTCAATacatataaaaagaaataatgtgAATACAATAAGTAATAAATTGAGAAAATgtgaaaacaaacaaaaaaaagtaattagtAATAAATTGAGAAAATGTGATTATACTataagagaatgagaaaaaaagtAGAGTAATTGATAAATTGAGAAAATGTGAATACAGTAGTAGAAGAGAAACTGATAAAGTAGAGTAATTGATAAATTGAGagttataaaattttatgataTACAAAAACACAGAATTTGACTTTATTATATGCCAGCTGGCATGTCATTTGTGTTAATGTTTCAATTGATAATTCGAAATTTATGAATGTCAAATATTATTATCAAGggatataatattatattagttGTCAAAATTATTTATGTTTCATTGTCCTTTGAAACTTGATAGTACCAAAACGAGGTGGGCCAAATTGTTAGAATAAGGATGACAATGCTGTGAAGTGTTAAGTCTATTTCTACAATTATATTTTTGTCTCACAAAAGCTTACACTATTAATTAAGAACAAGAGAGATAACTGATGATGGGGCAAGAGCAATGggtaataatttaaaattattcatagtattatttttgtaaaattttaatggtTAAAAAATTATTCTAATAATTTCAGAATTTGTCGGAAATTTATACACAGCTGTTGTTGGAAGTATAGTTTGATTTTGGTTGCAAATTTGATCATGAaagtaatattttaaaacaaataaGTAGTAGCTAGTATATATTGTGTTGTTATTATATACTACTCCGTATGTGATAAATTTGATCAGAGTGGACTAAACCATCAcctataaattattttcattatcTAATTATAATAGAATAAAATCATTTCATAACCAGGACGATACATGCGAGCCACTAACCatatatttcaatttcattattattattattattattattattattattattattattattattattattattattattattattattattattattattactcacGCTTATCCAAGTTGATTGTACATTTGTACAGGATAGTAAATCTTAacgtgataaaaaaaataaggcaAAGTATCTTTCAGTGGAGTACTAAAATAATGTAGAAAAAGTCATTTAAAAAATGCAATGAAATCACGATATACTAGTGTCACATGCGTTTACATTTGTTGGCAACAAAatattgattttgttgattcttTGGCATATTTTATAGTCAGATAAAGTGCAGTGTGGTGCAGTATACAGATTTGGACTTTTATAGTTTATTCATGATATTCATATCATAGTCATATTAGTAATATCTAGAGTTGAATTTCACACAGATACACACACATGCGGTGTACAACGTAGACATGCACATGTATTAGGTATACCGTATAATATAAGGAAGTAATTATTCATTTACGAAGTCCCCAGAAATTATAATAAACGGATAGATCATTGATTATTGTTCTGTAAAATTGGGAAATCAAATTTCCAAATATGCTTCTGCACCAATTTCCATAAATGGAGGTACtgagattattttatttccaaatgataagaattggaattggaattggacttgggtcttaatttttttacaaaGGCCCAATCTTCTCATGAGAAGCCCAGTCTAGTTAGCTAGATCAATGGGCCTATAACGATCTTGTTCACATAAACCTAACAAGTATGAAATCTGAAAAATCCTAATCTGGGCTCTAAGGGATAATTAATGGCACATTAATACACGAACTTATATCTAAATTTAAATACTCATTTTTACACATTTTAAATGTAGTGAAAAATACATAACTTTGAGTGTTTAAATAATTTCACACGAGATGAAATTTTGCACAGATTAAATCCCCATGATATGCAGAAATATTGAATAATAGTAcatttttcctttccttttcttttcttttacacGTTTTTTTTATCCGGCTTCAATATGGAGCACTCTTACAATAAATGTAGAATTTTATATGTTTCCATTCAGACTTTTATACCTACTCTAAACTCATACTCATAAGTTCTAACTAATCTTTTACCGAGATATACATAAATAACACTCTAATTTCTAATATCAACCAGCTAAACAGAACGTGGAATCAAATAACATTAATTTTACACAAATgactaaattattaaaaattattatcaGGAACACACAGAATTAGGCCAATAACAGTTCATCTAAAATTCATTGGAGTAAGGGCAGTGTCAACCAGTTAGTAATATACAGCATTCTTACAATGGTTAGTTAAATGCAGGGTGtttatttttaatgttgtgatatattcataaaatatgCAATTGAGTAGTCGAAGGataagaaaatttgaaaatccaatgccaaaatctgaaaaatctaacattagaaattttcaacataaatgttttatattggatcataataataaatacatacataatatatataaatatatttcaaatttaaatatctGATCCGAAcatcaaaatatttaaataattcgaTCTAATTAGAACAaaaccaaattttaaattttgatttggtTTGGATTGAATTTTCGATTTTTAGATATCTTGCCCCCGGTATAAATTAGGGCATCTCCAGAGGCTttcgcccagcaatagcccacccacaaactcctcctgccacatcatcagcaatAAAAATTCTTCTGCcgcatcatcaggacaagcaaatagcccagcaatagcctagccacatcacccctaattatataaacaaataattgacaatcacacaaaatacggaattaaatgtacgacacagatacgggaaaatttgataatattatttaaattaaaaaagtacaataaaaaaatacattaatttaaaaaaatttacattaaaaaaatatattaattaaaaaaaatacattatttaaaaaaaacacgacctccgtctcactcctcgtctccgtcgccccCCTCGCCACCgtcaccgtcgtcgccgcctccgtaTCCGCCGGAACCCCCCGGTCTTCAAATCGccacgcatgctcacgagcattgcgtgaagaaaactcttctcctcggggtccgtcACCGTccgccattcggctaacgtcttggccatctgagcgcgcgtttgttgacgcgcgaagaatttgagatcctctgtcgactggccaaggggggatgccgactgtacctcctgggaccccccctcgcctcccgttgcgcccgcctttaaccaaccgggcgagttcggcgagcgaacgatgACGGAGACGGGAGCTCCTCcgcatcctcggggaggtcgtgggaaccgccgctgctgccgctgtaatcaccggtatagttcagtcgttgcttcttcggccagccagcgtcgacacctgcccggaacttctcggagtcgttcagcacctcGTAGCACTTCCAGTAGggaactccttatacaacccgggctagGGGAAGgcttctccgctatcctcctacaatcatcctccgtttggccactgctctgtatgcggagggcgttggcgtacaagcccgaaaatcgggagaccccaatGTAGGCTGCAGCAATTTTGGCctacatgttgacgatcctctgattgttcgaagttAGAGGATCAtcacagacactcacccacgccttggaaagcgcgacgttctccgcgtccgtccacttcctccgcaCCGAGGGGTCGTCCTCAACCAGCTGCGACGACTGGACAACCCTCTtgtccttccccttgcccttcttctttgcaGGGCCCcaaccccgccctactccccccgtttgaacgggagtttccggaacaccgagaagatcaaaccccaactcctctaaggagaaagtttcatattgcgtgaactgcgcctccgttggggtcgatgtgtgcgaagattcagtcaaaaaatcaaaactggggcgatagacgtcccccccgcggcgtcccctgcgtcgccggtaccccccgctgcgtcccctgcgtcgccggtacccctcccggcatcatctgcatcccgggaccccaccccggcatcatctgcatcccgggtgtccACCCCGGCATAGCCAGTAAACCCCCCGGCATACTCCCCCCgggtgccatcccgggcatcttctgctgccacgggtacatgttgtagtacccgggcatcggaccccatccacctcccacgggtaccgagggagtttgagacccgctcgtcactggagtaccttcgttgttgttctccatttcgcgttattgatcttgtacagaaattaagatagaaagagtactcgttaaaataagtggtgtgaatgaaatgacgtgcaaatcgcgtatatatagtgtttcgaaaattttaaaaaaaaattaaattcgctcgccggtcctgagcctgcaatggcggcgagcggatcggcgagcgctaggcgattttttcGCTGAAATGGCGCTcaccggttccaatggttcggcgagcggaccggtcAGAGCCGtaaatcggctagccggcccgctcgccgccattggagatgctcttagggcaTGATACGCTTTTTTGTTGAAGTACATATGATATGCTCTAAATTTAATTCTTAaaagcatctgcaacggtggacggacggcgtccgtccttccgtccgtgccgctggcaaggacgagctccaccgccgctggcacggcgctgctcgatgtatcgagcacctccgtgccagcggcagctgatgtggcggcacgcgatgccgttgcctttgaattttttaattaaaaatcggtttttaatttaaaaaaccaatttaaaaaaaatccacttcccaaaaaaatatgttCGTTTTTTACCATTTccatcattttttaattttttttccctaaaaaaaatacacattttcatctataaataccccactttcacacccaaaaattcaccccacactacacaattctcatctacactctctaatttccattctcattctcattctcattctcattctcattctcatctccattctctcatatccattctcaatctttcttccactcttacaacataacaatgtccggccaaggcaaTGACCCCCCGCCCTCCCACGGTTGAAACCctgaatggttcggttcacaaccgtttcctagtccggaaacaaaatattcggcccctcttcaaacccaaagttcgggcgttccgggtggctaccggccatacccaatcgacgaccaaggtgccctcgaagggcgatacgggtggacactgGAGCTTAGGCCGacccccctcccaaactccgactcctcctactcgcggtgtccgcacaccgtacactccggtggagatggataaattgttcacgacgtacttggaaatctccgaagatccgatGGTtagcacgaaccaatccggcgatcacttttggtggcgcatcgctcgccggtacaatgaaaatcgACCgccgggaacaatcgagcgcaacgagagtatggtgcgcaatgccatctactgagccaacgatgaaattggcaagttcaatggctatttcctccaggaagagcggaatGCGGGGAGTgtccggagcgaggtcgacatcatcactgccgcgttgagcacctaccaatccatgaactacaagtcgttcaagtacctcaacgtttggcaggagacgcggacgcacccgaagtatatgggaggcgtaacatcctcctctagcggctcctccaaacggttaaggtcggtatccctatccgacgccggctccgaagaagtggctagccaactcgccggagctaacttgggtagccccgacgccggcccgagcggttcccaacgccgaccgcaatgaaggaagaaggcggcggccaaccgccgtcgagccgcggctgcaaccgccgatgctccagttcccgctcccgttcccgttccatatgcgccacctccacccccaccaactcgttgtggcaacttttggcccaactcaatatggccgataggtccactatgaccccctcgcaacttcgatcgcacgaggccatgatattgggcctccaaagacaattgagggtagtgccgccggatgagtagtcgtccacgagggtatttttagcttttaattatgtaatttttaatttttaagagtttaattatgtaatttttaatttttaagagtttaattatgtaattttttatttttaggtatttttagtattttaattatgtaatttttaatttttaggattttaattatgtcttttttattttatttgtaatttgtaatatttatggtggttttttaatgaattttaattttatggaaatgtttttgtttaattgaattttaaattgaattgtgttcgtccttgcggaagagcacaactgtgggtgttgtgctcttgtcagAGAGGAGGCAGAAAAAGtagggtcgggcccacaaccgtgctcgctggcaagagcacggttgtgggttcTCTAAAACCTTAACAATCCTTAAATGGAAACTCCGTACTCGAAAGGAATAAGCATAAAGTACAAGGATCTGATTGGAAATACGTAAACACAGAAATTAGAAAGATTTAAGTTGGAAACTCTGCAATATAAAGGAGGATTTCGAAACCAAGTTGAAAAAATACCTCTTGCTTGGTCACTTTCTCTCACTACATCcggtatctctctctctccaaaccCCACCCATTTCAACTCCTCCCGCTTCAGAACCCTAATTTTATCGCCAGCTTCTTCAGATCTTCCTCCCTCCAATCCGAAGATGTCAGGCGCTGCACTCGACATGTCTCTCGACGATCTAATTAAGAACAACAAGAAGTCTGGCGGCACCCGCGGCGGTAGAGGCCGCGCCGCCGGCCCTGGCCCCGCGCGCCGCCCCAACAACCGTTTCGCCAATCGCGTCACCCCCTATTCCGCTCCCAAGGTCAGATCGCCTTCCGTATCTTAGTTTTCTCTCAAGTCGCTGTTCAATTTTTGTCGCTTTTTTCACTCCAAGACCTAATTATCGGATTGTTTTTGCTATCATGAAAGAGTTGAGGAGGAGGAACTCGTAGCTTGTTGTTTCCGCATACGTATGGCCGCATTGTGGTGCTATACAAATTTAGTAATGAATCGTGTTTGTGATGTAGGCTCCTGAGACGGCGTGGGGCCATGACATGTTCACAGCTGGCGGTCGATCTTCCAGTATAGAGACAGGGACGAAGTTGTATATTTCCAATTTGGACTATGGGGTATCGAATGAGGATATTAAGGTGTTTCAAGCAAAGCTTgttctttttcaatgcccttaTGTTTCCTGATCACTTGTTAATATCAGTAATTATTTCAATTCATGGTGGAGGGGTTTAGTATCTATTGAAGGTCTTTTAGCTTTAACCAGCTATTTGTATCTGTTTCCTTGCATCTTGTGGTACTGTAGTTAGTAGGCAATGATAATATGACAAAATGCAGAGAATTGTTTCAAGACATTATATTCTACAGTGCATAGTTTGTTTTATGTGTAGTGAGAGGTGATCCAGTTTGCAAATTATGATGATGGTAATAGAACTGTTAGTCATGAGGTTACTCGCACtgaaattttatatattgaCATGATTAAGATACTGAGGAAGGCACCCAAATTTCGTTCTGAGTTTATAATACTGTTGAAAGGTGCTTTACATTTGAACTCATAAGGATATTTATGCAATGATAGGAGCTGTTTTCGGAGGTGGGAGACCTGAAAAGAAACGTTGTACACTATGATAGGAGTGGACGATCGAAGGTAGCTGATTTTGATCATATCTTGCTTTTTCTGTAGTTTTGTGTCTTGGAACGGTTTAGGAGTAATGTTTTTTTGCAGGGTACTGCTGAAGTAGTCTTCTCAAGACGACAAGATGCCATGGCTGCTATAAAGAGGTATAATAATGTCCAGCTTGATGGTAAACCAATGAAACTAGAACTTGTTGG
Proteins encoded in this window:
- the LOC121742175 gene encoding THO complex subunit 4A-like, coding for MSGAALDMSLDDLIKNNKKSGGTRGGRGRAAGPGPARRPNNRFANRVTPYSAPKAPETAWGHDMFTAGGRSSSIETGTKLYISNLDYGVSNEDIKELFSEVGDLKRNVVHYDRSGRSKGTAEVVFSRRQDAMAAIKRYNNVQLDGKPMKLELVGTNITTPGAGAGAFPSAGAFGDSNVAPRSGQGRGGFGRPRGGSGGRGFGRGRGQGSGQGRGGRGGEKVSAEDLDADLEKYHADAMQTN